The genomic segment TTTCCGGGGACAGCACTCCTCTGCCGGTGCTCTCAGGACCTACCCTCGTCGTTGAAGCTCAGTGACCTTCCACTGGTTGAGGGGGTTCTTTGGGTATGTGCCAGGTGGTGACCACATCCAGGCTGTCCGGAACTCTGGAACATGGTTCGCACAGCCCTCTCCACACTAGGTCCCCACGTGTCCGGTACCACAAATTGACCCAGAGGATTCATCTAATTGAATTGGTTGGGAATATACACGTATCACTCTCCTTGGGGACTCTCCTAAACTTTAATGTGTCCCTCTCCTTTTTATTAGCTGGACTCCTCCCTGCCAAGAGTACCAGGACAAGCAGCTAGCCAAATGTGgatggccacctagtggccgcacACATAATATACCAACTTAGATGTTATACATTACATGTTCCACTTTGTGGATTTGCGGGTCTGGGGTGGCCAAACTTCACACCCCCTTACACTCTTACTTTCCATACATCATTCTAGTCTTTAAAACCAACCAGCATAGTGAACGATGCCATTTGCAAAAAGAAAGCCAGTAGTGATCTAACCTGTTGTTTCTGAGTTTCAATAGTTCATAACATAATTAATGTATGTAATTTTGATTTTCAGAAATTAAATGTCCAGAAAACAGTCACTATAGTCCCTGTGGGAATCCATGTCCCGAGACCTGTGCCGGGCAGCCCTCCTCTTGCGAGCTCGCGTGCATGGAAACTTGTGAATGTAATGAAAAATTTGTGTTCCAAGAAGGAATTTGCATTCCAAAAACCAAGTGTGGCCATTTCTGTAATGGCCGCTATTACCCCACAGGAGGGATATTTTGGGGGGATAACGGCTGCACGCAACGATGTACTTGTGACTCGATCTCAAACAAGGTCAAGTGCTGGAACTCCGAGTGCCAAGTTGGAGAAGAGTGTGTGGTAAAACACGGCATTAAAGATTGCTATCCCCTCAGGCGTGGCCAATGCGTGGTCTTTGGAGATCATTTGATAACATTTGACAATGTCAATTACACCTTCCACGGCGCCTGCGCTCATCGATTCTCCCAATTGTGTGATACGAGCCACGGACTGACGGAATTTGGAGTTGAGATTTTCAACAGTAAACGAGGTGTCCGTGATGTCTCCTCCACCAGGTCCATGCTAGTGAGGGTCTACGGGATTGAGATCCTCTTCAGCAGCAGGAACCCCGGCAAAGCTACGGTAAGCAGAATGGAACTAATTCGCTTCAAATTTTGCCAAAAATTTGGCTTCTCTTGGACCTGAAATTTTTGCAATTTGGGGGAATTGAGCAAAATGGTATCAAAAAGCTACACCAAGAACGGGGGGGTAAAAAATAGAGAAAGCCTCTGCGCTCACCTGTCCCACCGCCCACTGTCATGTGCTCCACTCCATCCGATATTTTTTACCTCCAGCCTCCGATGTGTGATATCCTCTTCGGACATCTTATCTATGCACCGGGACATCGGCGCTGtccaaggcccctttcacatgtgttTCTAGTATGTATGATATCCGTTTTCACACATGTTTCCAAATCTACGGGGATCTTCACACcttcgtgttttcacacagaccgggTGTCCATGTGGACCATATGTGTGTCCTTTTGATCCACACGGAGAAGTCTCTTTTTAACCGGCAGCACAGACACATGAACTCATACAAGTCAATGAGTCCATGAAAAATACGTACAGTACACGGATGACTACCGTGTGATATCCATGTGCCATACATGTGCTGtgcgtgtttaacattgcaaaatataggagaagctttgaaaTTTCATTCTTCCTTTAACCATCCTGGAGAAACACATATGACCACACGGATGACCACATGGATAACATATGGATGACACACACATACTCATGGATGACAAATGGATgaccacacggatgacacacacacgtacacatggatGACACGCAcgtacacacagatgacacacacggatggcacatggataaacgcacggatgacacacacatacacatggatgacaaatggatgaccacacggatgacacacacacgtacacatggatAAACGCACggatgacacacacatacacatggatgAAACATGGATGACGCGCAcatgcacacggatgacacatggataaacacagatgacacacggatgaccacATGGATGACCACACAATGACTACACGGATCACACAAGgataacacacacatacacacagtggacACACAGATGACCATACGGATGATACACGGATGATACACGcatacacatggatgacacatggataacCACACGGATAATACACAGAtaacacacacgtacacatggatgacacatggatgacatgcACATACACACGAATGACTACACGGATGACATATGGATGACACAATTAAGAAATAATTGACTTTCCCCAAAagatccacaggtagagctagtgacacctagtggaatCATCACCACCTTGCGTATACCAGGAGTTCTGGCTCCCCCTGCTGGTATATTACAGCAATTTGCAGTCTGAGCGCTTAGGTCCTGCTCACTAGTCTGTAGGAATGAACTCCGGCAGAGCTGAAGAcctgtgaacctgaatcagccgacgcccgggtctggctgaacaatacagaagcctcaggttgcttgccaggctctgtggtgtgaacagagtctgatgacgCTTTGCCTAGTTTCTGTATATAGCGACCTCTGGAGACCTGGCAATCAAACAATCCTTCTGTACAAGGAGAACACATAGTAACACAGTGTAATCAGTAATGTCCCATGTGGTGACGTTGCAGAGAAACCCAACTTCTACCACACTTTTGCCCAACAAATTTCAACTCATCACTCTTTGTCCTCACCGGTGTTAGACTGTGATCTGCTTATTGCTTAGGAGGCCTCCTAAAGGGAAGAATTTCCAAACTTGGGGACCATTGTAATGAGAATTGTAAATCAACCAAATGTTAGAGATATTCGGGAGATCTTTTTGCTTTTTCTAGTTAGTTTCGGAGgtcatttttaaaatgtgaagccaaATTGGACTTTTCCATAACCTAATTTAgagtttaacttttttttaatttttaaggtAAATGGTGTTTTCTACAATCTCCCCTTTACATTGGTCATGCAAAAGATCCGAGTATTTGTCAAGTGGCGGCATGGAGTCATCTGGACAGACTTTGGCATGGAGGTGACATTTGATTGGGACAGCCGGGTCACGGTCTCCCTTCCAGGCTCCTACGCTggtgccctctgtgggctctgtggAAATTTTAATAGGGATAAGCAAGATGAATTCATGGTGAAGAACGGAAAAGTGACTGATGATATTACAGCTTTTGGGGAAGCTTGGAAGATAGAAGACACACTTCAAGGGTGTGGAGAACCAGTCCCAGAACCTTGTGCGCAACTGAAGCTCTTGGAAAAAAATCAACGGACGCTTCTGTCCGATTGTGGGATTATTCTGAAAGACGATGGACCTTTCCGAGACTGTCGTAGCGTGGTCAACCCTGAACCCTACTTCCAATTCTGCATTCTTGACTTCTGCTATCACTCTGCCAGGCAAGACGTCTTCTGCAAGGTGATTGAAGCCTATACTGCGGCTTGCCAAGAAGCCAACGGGATTGTCTATGAATGGCGAAAAAATAACTTCTGTCGTAAGTTACTTTTGTCTCATAGTCTTCTATTCAGACCTTAAAGCTTCTCATGAGATTTGTTTTGTGGGATATGATGTTACATGTTATGGAATCTGAACACACTCCAATTCGACACTCAAATTTGATCCCAAAATTCCATTTTACATCATATTTATTCAATGCAGATTGAATGTGACTTTTTATGCTCTGGGGGCTatacagaccccagagcataagGGTTAAAATAACAAAATACTGACTGCTCACTTGTTGGCCACAGTCAAACCTACGTCTCAAGAGCCAACACAGACGCAGGTCCATGTGCAAGAACAGTACATGGACAGTTTGCAGCCCAATAGTTCCTATCTGCTTTGGAATTggtagtggcccccttacctcttggttgcaccaatggtatcatACATGCAGCTCTCGAAGTAGGCTTTTTGTCATCAGAACATCACAACATGCATCACATGAGGTGCGGACAATACATTGACGATGCACGTGCATAATGATGTAAGATGTCTATATGATCATAAAAGCTGTAGATATCACCCATCATGGTGAAGTGAAGAAAGGGATTGAAGAAGCTTTGTTAAGGACCAGATGGATGGTTTCGGCAGTGAGCCATTTGGTTTTGTCTATTGCTCAGTTGTTTGTATTCCCCGGATCCTTGCTGGTGGGCGGGGCTGGTTTGGTGCCTCATTCCAGCAATCGACTTGCTTTATCTTTGGGCTGTTTCAacctgatagttcctgctctgaagTGCACTTCTGGTTCTCAGGAGTTCATTCTGGTCCTCATCCCGCTAGATTCCCTCACTTTCCACCACTTCATCCGTCTTGTCTGTGCCCCTGACTTCCTGACCCTCTATTTGTCTTGTTCCCTCAGTCCCGCTTCCCCCCTTTTTAATGACGGTTCCCTTCAGCTTCTCATCCCGGCTTGCTCTCTGAATACGGTTCTGCTCCCCCTCTGTACCTGACATTTCCTTCCGGCTACCGACCTTAGGCTTCCAAGTGacttctgctcctcttcctcccttgcactgacgtgacctcccggcTCTGACTCTCAGCTTGTATGACCATTCAACTAACTCCCtgtctagatactggtgacatctagtgggcagatgccgcattacacctaggagctaTACATCTCTCCTGTTTACCTGCTCCCCCTTGTGGTAGCATTACAGGTGGCAGGTTGGACAATATTTTACTAAAGCACCCAAAATGAATTACGAAAAAATAGAAATCAGGAGAATTAGATGTTTTCATAAAATTTAAGGTAAACTATGTTGATCCCAAACCATTTCATAGTTGTCGTTCTGATTATAATAACATTATTGATTCTATTTTTAATGCGCAATTTCCAATATTCCTCTTTTAGGAGCTTGGTGCCCAGAAAACAGCCACTACAAACTGTGCTCAAGTGCTTTCCAAAATACCTGCAGCCGCCCCAATCTTCCACCCATCGGTAATGACCACTGCAGAGAAAACTGCGATTGTGACGATGGCTACTTTCTTGACGGAGATCGTTGCATCCATAGGTCTGAGTGTGGCTGTCTCCATGATGGAATATATTATAAAGTCAATGAAATATTCTATCCCACACCAAACTGTGACCTGAAATGTCTCTGCCAATATGCTGGGTTGGTTCAGTGCTCTCCACATACATGTGGTCCTCATGAGGTCTGTACGATAAAAGATGGTGCCAAAAAGTGTCATCCAACAAAAGTAGCCATGTGTTCAGTTCTTGGGGGTTCTCACTACTACACATTCGATGGTGGCAAATATCAATTTCAAGGAAACTGCACCTGTGTTCTCGCAAGAACCTGCCTATACAATACCAGGCTGCCGGCCAACTTCTCCGTTGCTTTGTCAACAGTCTCTCCGAAGAGGGTTGGAGTTTTCCTAGATGACATTCAGCTAATCATGACTGAAGGCAAAAAAGGGACAATTGAGGTAAATCATAAAGAAAATTGCTACAATATTACAGCTTGTTACTTCCAGGGTGAAATGTTCAAACAATTCCCTACCAGCTGGACCTCCACAATAGCCAATATACAAGACAACCAACACCGGAACATGGAATTGGCAAGAAAGACTCTGGAAGGTTATTTTTACTTTTTGAGGCTTTCAAAAACATGTTCTTTAAGTGGAAGCCACTTCAGACAATGTTTCTTTTTGGTGGAATTTTTGGAGGATTGCTTTGTTTCCTGAAATGTTTCCTAAAGTGGGAAAACTTGACCGGTGCCATGGCATCTAATGGACGCCATGTGCACCTAATCAAACACTGAAGATTCTTACAATCATTTTTAAGAGACTTTTCAGGCATTTTTTATGTGAACTTGCTCCAAAAAATCCTCTGTGAGTGCATACTAAGCAATTCAGCCTAATGATGCAGGTTTCTAGTATGCCTGCTGACTCGAATTCAGGTGCAAGGGTCTTCATTGGGTCAGATTTAGAGATACATGTACAGTTTTTTTTCTCCTTGATTAACTGCCTCTTTAAACTTATTTTATGTGGAGGTTGTCACAAGACGTTTTGTTGGAGATCTCCAAACTCAAAAAGTTTTGACCATGAAATCGAATGTAGATATTTGGAGAACTAAAGTTGCAATATAAAGGCTTAGACTCACTTATCAAGGTATAAGAGGATCCTCCTGGATCCGGCCTCTGGTGCAATAGTGGGTTCCAAAAAGAGTTGATTCGCATGACCAGGTCCATCACCTATGTCAGAAATCTCTAGTGGAGCCTGTCACAAGGTGTTCTGTTGGAAATCTCTAAACTCAAAATGTTTTGGTTATACAATCGAATATAGATATTTGGAGAAATAAAGGAGTAAGATATAGAGTCAGACTGCCCTATCAAATTATAAGAGGATCCTCCTGGATCCAGCCTCTAGTGTAATAGTGGGTTTCAAGTAGAGTTGATTCACATGACCAGGTCCATCACCCACGTCAGTAATCTCTGGTCTTTTGTTGGGAGCCCTGACAACGACCATGATAGTATCCTGGGTCACTTTGGCGGAAGCCCTGAGAATGGCCACTTCAGTAATCTTTGGCCATCTGATGGGAGCCGTGAGAACCACCTTCTACTTGATGACATCCACGGATCTTCTTCTGGCGCATCACATCCCATTGAGAACCAGAAGAAGAGCCATGGACACCAAGTGGTGGTCATCGGATTAGTGGCTGTAGATTACTGATGTGGCCAATCAACTGGGTCCTAGGAATTGATTCGCACCAATTTTAGCTCCCAGATTCTAGCTGCAGACTACTTTGTTGTGAGCTTTATATGAAGGCAATACGTCACTAAGGTCAGTTTCTTATGGAAAGATAAGCAAGGAACCTTAGATATTAATTAGATTTGCAAATAATATGTTCAATGTAAAAAATAATAGTAACAATCATCATGGTCTAAGTAAAAATGGAAGAGgacatgttttgtatcaataagtgTTGTGCCTTAGAATCATGTCCTCTGGTGGAACCATTAGTCTGACATCAAAAATGTTGGTAGAGCTGGAAATTTGGTAAAACTGGAAAAACTAATCCTTATTAACTGTAAGACATGATAAAATGAAGGTCTGATCCTCATGTTTGAGTTTTGTGTCTTGTAGGTGAACTACGTTTCCTTCAATCTTCCACTGAATCTTGAACCAAGAGGGATTGTGGTTTGGCAGCATGGCATGAACGTGTTCTTGACCACCACGTTTGGACTTGAAGTAACATATGATCTGGATTTTCAGGTCATCGTAAAGATTTCCAGTAGCTTCTATGGACAGTTGTGCGGGTTATGTGGAAATTACAACGATGACCATGCAGATGATTATGCACGTATAGGTCAAAAACTGAATGTTGATAGAGCTGCATTTGGTGAAGCCAAGAACAGGAGCTTGGTGCAGACTTGTGAGATTCATTGTCCGAGTTATGTCTGCCCGATATGTGAAGAAAGAGGCTTGTATGAAGGAAAGGACTTCTGTGGCTTGTTGCTGGCAGAGGAAGGATTGTTCAGTGCTTGTCACAACCATGTGGACCCTACTGAATATTTTGACAAGTGTGTCTCGGATTTGTGTCGAGAAGAAGGAGACTCCAAAGCGCTGTGCAACAGTCTGCAGAGTTACGTGGCAATGTGCCAAACCGTGGGCATTACCCAGATCAAATGGAGGAATGAAAGCTTCTGTCGTGAGTATGGGATGGTCTTTGGGAAGGTCCAACCCCTCATTgaattttcttttaaaaaaatatgGTAATTCAATATTAAACAGGAGAGTAGAGAATCACCAAGGCAAATTTTTGTTTTCCTGCCCTAGTCCTGTTTTTCAATACCCTGGTCAAGGATGAGTAGTTTGTTGAGGCAAATCATAGCACCTAGCATCCAAGAACATGGAGCCCACCTCCTTAGCTATAGCTCTGGCTCAACTTTTGACAATCCTCCTTGCTAGCATTCTATCACCAGCAAAATGGCGCCTTGGTGGTTTCTATATTTTAACCTCTTGACGACTGTCACTGTACATACATAACAGAAGGACGCCATGACTACTGTGATTGGACAAAGCTCGggagctgagcctgctccatac from the Anomaloglossus baeobatrachus isolate aAnoBae1 chromosome 11, aAnoBae1.hap1, whole genome shotgun sequence genome contains:
- the LOC142256348 gene encoding IgGFc-binding protein-like → MLETSFFRIRYDWNVFLFIKIPSSFHENICGLCGNYNGIKNDDLETIEGAHISDMVGFGKSWKVKEEYSTCSDEGNGPCMPITPENGQYYSHANACGILRNKDGPFYRCHQAVAPDIFMKNCMTDMVRNDGNNTILCQAVSVYLVACHVQGIYVDEWRQKVGCEIKCPENSHYSPCGNPCPETCAGQPSSCELACMETCECNEKFVFQEGICIPKTKCGHFCNGRYYPTGGIFWGDNGCTQRCTCDSISNKVKCWNSECQVGEECVVKHGIKDCYPLRRGQCVVFGDHLITFDNVNYTFHGACAHRFSQLCDTSHGLTEFGVEIFNSKRGVRDVSSTRSMLVRVYGIEILFSSRNPGKATVNGVFYNLPFTLVMQKIRVFVKWRHGVIWTDFGMEVTFDWDSRVTVSLPGSYAGALCGLCGNFNRDKQDEFMVKNGKVTDDITAFGEAWKIEDTLQGCGEPVPEPCAQLKLLEKNQRTLLSDCGIILKDDGPFRDCRSVVNPEPYFQFCILDFCYHSARQDVFCKVIEAYTAACQEANGIVYEWRKNNFCRAWCPENSHYKLCSSAFQNTCSRPNLPPIGNDHCRENCDCDDGYFLDGDRCIHRSECGCLHDGIYYKVNEIFYPTPNCDLKCLCQYAGLVQCSPHTCGPHEVCTIKDGAKKCHPTKVAMCSVLGGSHYYTFDGGKYQFQGNCTCVLARTCLYNTRLPANFSVALSTVSPKRVGVFLDDIQLIMTEGKKGTIEVNYVSFNLPLNLEPRGIVVWQHGMNVFLTTTFGLEVTYDLDFQVIVKISSSFYGQLCGLCGNYNDDHADDYARIGQKLNVDRAAFGEAKNRSLVQTCEIHCPSYVCPICEERGLYEGKDFCGLLLAEEGLFSACHNHVDPTEYFDKCVSDLCREEGDSKALCNSLQSYVAMCQTVGITQIKWRNESFCRLDCPDHSQYVTCSDASEATCSSIEAPATCSSACAEGCQCNAGYYRDVNKCVPLDKCGCDVEGKYYTINETFLGDSCLQSCTCQVGGAVTCKIQECPAGTRCRRVLDRTYICVK